One segment of Anatilimnocola aggregata DNA contains the following:
- a CDS encoding SDR family NAD(P)-dependent oxidoreductase, whose translation MQRVAILGASGTIGTALARRLVGHGRNVLLVGRSVEKLQALSSELSQPFVAVDLSSSENLEGALSQAAESHGPYDGLVNCIGSVLLKPAHATSDDEFRRVIETNLFTAFATVRAGAKFLREHGGTIVLFASAAAEIGIANHEAIAAAKAGIIGLARSAAATYAPANVRVNVVSPGLVRTELTRRLWENPAAATASMAMHALGRLGEPEQVASLVEWLLAAENNWVTGQVIGIDGGLGHVLPRK comes from the coding sequence ATGCAACGAGTCGCAATCCTGGGGGCCTCTGGCACCATCGGCACCGCATTAGCGCGGCGTTTAGTGGGTCACGGTCGGAACGTGCTCCTAGTGGGGCGGAGCGTCGAGAAACTGCAAGCGCTCAGTAGTGAGTTGAGCCAACCGTTTGTTGCCGTCGACTTGAGTAGTTCAGAGAACTTGGAAGGTGCGCTGAGTCAAGCTGCGGAATCGCACGGACCGTACGATGGACTGGTGAACTGCATCGGCTCTGTGCTGCTCAAGCCGGCTCATGCCACCAGTGACGATGAATTCCGCCGAGTGATCGAAACCAACCTGTTTACCGCCTTTGCCACCGTGCGGGCAGGGGCAAAGTTTCTCCGTGAACATGGCGGAACGATCGTTCTGTTTGCCTCGGCAGCGGCCGAAATCGGTATTGCGAATCACGAAGCAATCGCTGCGGCCAAAGCGGGCATCATTGGGCTGGCTCGTTCGGCGGCGGCCACTTATGCGCCGGCAAACGTGCGCGTCAACGTCGTTAGTCCTGGTCTCGTGCGCACCGAACTAACTCGCCGCCTGTGGGAGAACCCGGCAGCGGCGACTGCATCAATGGCAATGCACGCGCTCGGTCGCCTAGGCGAACCCGAGCAAGTGGCATCGCTGGTGGAGTGGTTGCTCGCCGCGGAGAACAATTGGGTGACGGGGCAGGTAATCGGAATCGACGGCGGCTTAGGTCACGTGTTGCCTCGCAAATGA
- a CDS encoding 3-keto-disaccharide hydrolase — translation MLTRLACLTFSFCFMCASLATAEEGFTPLFDGKSLAGWKVMAEKNSKPDEWTVVNGVLTAKAGNSWLATEKQYGDYVLKLEWRVPENGNSGIFIRVPELKEGERPWIQGIEIQVLDDRGPIYMGKLKPWQYSGSIYGAVAADQSEFAGAGKWNAYEITCRGDLITVVLNGKKITEGDMSKLEELKTRPRVGFIGLQNHGTDVEYRNLRIKELSSAK, via the coding sequence ATGCTCACTCGCCTGGCTTGCTTGACGTTCTCATTTTGCTTCATGTGTGCTTCCCTGGCCACCGCGGAGGAAGGTTTCACACCACTCTTCGACGGCAAGTCGCTCGCTGGCTGGAAGGTGATGGCCGAGAAGAATTCGAAACCGGATGAATGGACGGTCGTCAATGGTGTGCTGACCGCGAAGGCGGGAAACTCGTGGCTCGCGACCGAGAAGCAATATGGCGATTATGTCCTCAAGCTGGAGTGGCGAGTCCCCGAGAACGGCAACAGCGGTATCTTCATTCGCGTGCCGGAACTCAAGGAAGGTGAGAGGCCTTGGATACAGGGAATCGAGATTCAGGTTCTCGATGACCGCGGACCGATTTACATGGGCAAGCTCAAGCCCTGGCAATACAGCGGTTCGATCTACGGCGCTGTCGCCGCCGACCAAAGCGAGTTCGCCGGCGCAGGCAAATGGAACGCGTACGAAATCACTTGCCGCGGTGACCTGATCACCGTCGTGCTGAATGGCAAGAAGATTACCGAAGGGGATATGTCGAAACTCGAAGAACTGAAAACACGCCCCAGAGTTGGTTTCATCGGCCTGCAGAACCACGGCACCGACGTTGAGTATCGCAACCTGCGGATCAAAGAACTCAGTTCCGCGAAGTAG
- a CDS encoding peptidylprolyl isomerase, whose amino-acid sequence MKLQQLLLTMLIAAHFVRSAQAWQFQPGPRPDPYAQPPVPGGNTGFRFAPDPNLQQPAQPAAPQAQPAMQPPVGFQPNPQFAPQQFNPPLPQAVPPQTAPPQAAAPPAGVKRPDAVSLVIPGYDPLASSPNAKLPEGAALYQPSQIVATVGNQYILYGDVEPTVNQMLAPVLAKIRTDAERQELESVRPRLTQQVVRQMVETKILYLDFEREIEAKAKDKMNEIRQEIAKKMRDNFEKQLLSTREKVLTSTPEEIQDMAKRDPILPRLAILMKEHQIETLADLDQVLRRYGSSLEKQQRQFADFNLGRSNLSEKLKVKTEVSHLEMLNYYRDHADDFAVKARAKFEIISVRYDSFPNKQAAYAAIAQMGNEIYYGTPFAAVARKGSQEPNASKGGAYDWTTEKSLASEVVDRAIFSLEMNALSEILADEKSFHIVRVTDRQQAGFIPFTDAQVKIKELINQQRREVAYKECIETLRKKTVVWTIYDGEAAGTLATQPGAPGATQR is encoded by the coding sequence GTGAAATTGCAGCAGCTCCTGCTGACGATGCTGATAGCGGCGCACTTCGTGCGTTCCGCGCAAGCCTGGCAATTTCAGCCTGGCCCACGGCCCGATCCCTATGCTCAGCCTCCTGTGCCGGGGGGAAATACGGGCTTTCGCTTCGCGCCCGATCCAAATCTTCAACAACCGGCGCAGCCTGCTGCCCCTCAAGCGCAACCTGCGATGCAGCCACCAGTCGGGTTCCAACCGAATCCGCAATTCGCACCTCAACAGTTCAATCCGCCGCTGCCACAAGCAGTGCCTCCCCAAACTGCGCCACCGCAGGCCGCCGCACCTCCAGCAGGTGTGAAGCGCCCCGATGCCGTGTCGCTAGTGATTCCCGGATACGACCCGCTGGCGAGTTCGCCGAACGCCAAGCTGCCCGAAGGTGCAGCCCTCTATCAGCCGAGCCAGATCGTGGCCACGGTTGGCAATCAATACATTTTGTATGGCGACGTAGAGCCGACCGTGAATCAAATGCTGGCCCCGGTGTTGGCCAAGATTCGTACGGATGCCGAGCGGCAAGAGCTGGAATCTGTCCGTCCGCGACTGACGCAGCAAGTGGTGCGGCAGATGGTCGAAACGAAAATCTTGTACCTCGACTTCGAACGTGAGATCGAAGCCAAGGCCAAAGACAAGATGAACGAAATTCGCCAGGAAATCGCCAAAAAGATGCGCGATAATTTCGAGAAGCAACTCCTCTCGACTCGCGAAAAGGTTCTAACGTCAACGCCGGAAGAGATTCAGGACATGGCCAAGCGCGACCCAATCTTGCCGCGCCTCGCCATCCTGATGAAAGAGCATCAGATCGAAACACTTGCCGATCTCGATCAAGTTCTGCGGCGTTACGGCTCGTCGCTCGAAAAGCAACAACGGCAGTTTGCCGACTTCAACCTGGGTCGCTCGAACCTATCCGAAAAGCTTAAAGTGAAGACCGAGGTCTCGCACTTGGAGATGCTCAACTACTATCGCGACCACGCCGACGACTTCGCGGTGAAAGCTCGAGCCAAGTTCGAAATCATCTCGGTTCGGTACGATAGCTTTCCCAACAAGCAGGCCGCGTATGCCGCGATTGCTCAGATGGGAAATGAGATCTATTACGGCACTCCGTTCGCCGCTGTCGCCCGCAAGGGTTCGCAAGAGCCGAATGCCTCGAAAGGCGGCGCTTATGACTGGACAACCGAGAAGAGCCTCGCGTCCGAAGTCGTCGACCGTGCCATCTTCTCGCTCGAAATGAACGCCCTGAGTGAAATCCTCGCCGACGAAAAGAGCTTTCACATTGTCCGCGTTACCGACAGGCAGCAGGCCGGTTTCATTCCCTTCACCGATGCCCAAGTGAAGATTAAGGAACTGATCAATCAGCAGCGGCGCGAAGTGGCTTACAAGGAGTGCATCGAGACGCTGCGTAAGAAAACGGTCGTCTGGACCATCTATGACGGCGAAGCGGCCGGCACGCTCGCAACTCAGCCTGGTGCTCCCGGCGCGACGCAGCGTTAA
- the mfd gene encoding transcription-repair coupling factor yields the protein MTATLPATETAAESLRLLPDSLMRYEGFAAATAALATGQPATFDGVWGSSCALLAAALARAGQRPVLIVTAHEREADDLVADLPLFGTMQAVSFPAWTTLPEDRGIRDETYGKRIRLLKQLALGSPAGSAPVVVGSIAALMQPVPSAEQLRKATRTIRRGERLNIDALLRWFVESGFHATSAVELPGEFSHRGGILDIFAPDWLEPVRLELFDDEIESLRSFDVSTQRSLEILDQIEVTVLPKTEPPSAHLADYLPANAWAMLIEPQQLADEGKNILQRTDKPAEFHSVTAVLASCSRLGVATAAHLSGGTYGAHCHLPIESVERFSGELQRVRDELDHVAVDHSVYLIVATDAETERLRELLRETKLMATGRLHFVIGSLREGFRLPRDQMLIITGGELFHRGELRRIPRRHLGKAIDSFLDLRDGDLVVHLAHGIGRYRGLKQISKNGQAEEHLELEFDGGTRIYVPAIKIDLVQKYVGGTKTRPTLAKIGGKTWIKQKEAAESAVRDLAVEMLEVQAMRSSRPGIAFTVDSDWQREFDSSFPYSETVDQLSAIRAIKSDMTKPRPMDRLLCGDVGFGKTEVAMRAAFKAVDNGYQVAVLVPTTILCEQHYNSFCERMAEFPFDIGKLSRFSTPQQTRETVAGIKSGRVDIVIGTHRIASQDIEFHNLGLVVIDEEQRFGVDVKERLKLLRATVDVLTLSATPIPRTLHMSLVGVRDISNLESPPEDRVAVETRVTRWDNDLIRHAINRELGREGQIYFVHNRVNDIEQVAKRINQLVPEARIRIGHAQMADDELEQVMIDFVAHKFDILVATTIVESGLDIPNANTIFIDEADRYGLADLHQLRGRVGRYKHRAYCYLLTDPNRHITPNASRRLRAIEEFSEMGAGFAISMRDLEIRGAGNLLGTQQSGHIATVGYELYCQLLENAVRALQNSTPRLKLEVDINLPGEALLPDNYVPDLRLKIDLYRRLTRINAFQELDDIRAELIDRFGPIPRQVERLLALVELKMDATLWFISAIFREDKFVVFHYRDRSRLDQLARQNPGKLRIVDDKSAYLPLPANVTEPDQIFSWVKSVLRPIK from the coding sequence ATGACGGCAACATTGCCCGCCACAGAGACAGCTGCCGAGAGCCTTCGGCTGCTGCCCGATTCGCTGATGCGTTATGAAGGCTTCGCCGCGGCGACCGCAGCGTTGGCAACCGGCCAACCCGCGACGTTCGACGGAGTCTGGGGCTCAAGCTGCGCGCTGCTGGCGGCCGCACTCGCCAGAGCAGGGCAACGTCCCGTGCTCATTGTCACTGCACATGAGCGTGAAGCGGACGATCTCGTGGCCGATTTGCCGCTCTTCGGCACGATGCAGGCAGTCAGCTTTCCCGCGTGGACTACGCTGCCCGAAGACCGCGGCATTCGCGACGAAACCTACGGCAAGCGGATTCGCCTCCTAAAACAACTGGCTCTTGGTTCGCCCGCCGGCTCTGCACCGGTTGTGGTCGGCAGTATTGCCGCCCTGATGCAGCCCGTGCCCAGTGCCGAGCAATTGCGTAAGGCGACGCGGACGATCCGCCGCGGCGAACGACTGAATATCGATGCACTGCTGCGCTGGTTCGTCGAAAGTGGCTTTCACGCGACGAGCGCGGTCGAACTGCCCGGCGAATTTTCCCATCGCGGCGGCATTCTCGATATCTTCGCGCCCGATTGGCTGGAGCCTGTGCGGCTGGAGTTGTTCGACGACGAAATTGAGTCGCTCCGTTCGTTCGATGTCTCCACCCAGCGCAGCTTGGAAATCCTCGACCAGATCGAAGTCACGGTATTGCCCAAGACAGAGCCCCCAAGCGCGCATCTGGCGGACTATTTGCCCGCGAATGCCTGGGCGATGCTGATTGAGCCGCAGCAATTGGCCGACGAAGGTAAAAACATCCTGCAGCGAACCGACAAGCCCGCTGAATTTCATTCGGTGACGGCAGTCCTGGCCAGTTGCAGTCGGCTGGGTGTCGCCACCGCGGCCCATCTGTCGGGCGGCACTTATGGTGCCCACTGCCATCTGCCCATTGAGTCAGTCGAACGCTTCAGCGGCGAACTGCAACGCGTGCGCGATGAACTTGACCATGTGGCCGTCGATCACAGCGTCTATTTGATTGTCGCCACCGATGCCGAGACCGAACGGCTGCGCGAACTTCTGCGCGAAACGAAACTGATGGCGACGGGCCGGCTGCATTTTGTGATCGGCAGTTTGCGCGAAGGATTTCGGCTGCCGCGCGACCAGATGCTGATTATTACCGGCGGCGAATTGTTTCATCGCGGCGAACTGCGGCGCATTCCGCGGCGACATCTCGGCAAGGCGATCGACAGTTTTCTCGATTTGCGCGATGGTGATCTGGTCGTTCACCTGGCGCACGGCATCGGTCGCTATCGCGGGCTGAAGCAGATCAGCAAGAACGGACAGGCCGAAGAACACCTGGAGTTGGAGTTCGATGGTGGCACGCGGATCTACGTTCCGGCGATCAAAATCGATTTGGTGCAAAAGTATGTTGGCGGAACGAAGACCCGCCCGACGCTAGCCAAAATCGGTGGCAAAACTTGGATCAAACAGAAGGAAGCCGCGGAGAGTGCCGTTCGCGACCTGGCTGTCGAAATGCTCGAAGTGCAGGCCATGCGCAGCAGCCGCCCGGGCATTGCGTTCACCGTCGATAGCGACTGGCAGCGCGAGTTTGATTCGTCCTTCCCGTACAGCGAAACCGTCGATCAGCTTTCAGCCATTCGCGCGATCAAGTCCGATATGACGAAGCCGCGGCCGATGGATCGGCTGTTGTGCGGCGACGTCGGCTTTGGCAAGACCGAAGTCGCGATGCGGGCAGCATTCAAAGCAGTCGACAACGGCTATCAGGTCGCCGTTCTCGTGCCAACGACAATCCTGTGCGAGCAGCACTACAACAGTTTTTGCGAGCGGATGGCCGAGTTTCCCTTCGATATCGGCAAGCTCAGCCGCTTTAGCACACCGCAGCAAACTCGCGAGACGGTGGCGGGAATCAAGTCGGGCAGAGTCGATATCGTCATTGGCACCCATCGCATTGCCTCCCAAGATATCGAGTTCCATAACCTGGGACTGGTCGTCATCGATGAAGAGCAGCGGTTCGGCGTCGATGTGAAAGAGCGGCTGAAGTTGCTGCGCGCGACGGTGGACGTGCTGACTCTCTCGGCGACGCCGATTCCGCGAACGCTGCACATGTCGCTGGTCGGCGTGCGTGACATTTCAAATCTCGAATCGCCCCCCGAAGATCGTGTTGCCGTCGAAACGCGCGTTACCCGTTGGGATAACGATCTTATTCGCCATGCCATCAACCGCGAGTTGGGGCGCGAAGGCCAGATTTACTTCGTGCATAATCGCGTCAACGATATCGAGCAGGTCGCCAAGCGGATCAATCAACTGGTTCCCGAGGCCAGGATTCGGATTGGCCACGCGCAAATGGCCGACGATGAGCTCGAACAAGTGATGATCGACTTTGTGGCCCACAAGTTCGACATTCTGGTGGCGACCACCATTGTCGAAAGTGGACTCGACATCCCGAATGCGAACACCATCTTCATCGACGAAGCAGACCGCTACGGTCTCGCCGATCTGCATCAGTTGCGTGGTCGAGTCGGACGGTACAAACATCGCGCGTACTGCTATTTGCTGACCGACCCCAATCGTCACATCACGCCCAATGCCTCGCGCCGGCTGCGCGCCATCGAAGAGTTCAGCGAGATGGGCGCCGGCTTTGCCATTTCGATGCGCGATCTCGAAATTCGCGGTGCTGGCAACCTGCTTGGCACCCAACAGAGCGGGCACATTGCCACCGTTGGCTACGAGCTTTATTGCCAGCTGCTGGAGAATGCAGTTCGGGCCCTGCAGAACTCCACGCCGCGGCTGAAGTTGGAAGTGGATATCAACCTGCCCGGCGAAGCGTTACTGCCGGACAATTACGTTCCCGATTTGCGGCTGAAAATCGATCTCTATCGCCGCCTAACGCGGATCAACGCCTTCCAGGAACTCGATGACATTCGCGCGGAATTGATTGACCGCTTCGGCCCGATTCCGCGGCAAGTCGAGCGACTGCTGGCACTCGTCGAACTGAAAATGGATGCCACGCTCTGGTTCATCTCGGCGATTTTTCGCGAGGACAAGTTCGTCGTCTTCCACTACCGCGACCGGAGCCGCCTCGATCAGTTGGCACGGCAAAACCCCGGCAAATTGCGAATTGTGGACGACAAATCGGCGTATCTGCCTTTGCCAGCAAACGTTACTGAACCGGACCAGATATTTTCTTGGGTGAAATCGGTGTTGCGACCGATCAAGTGA
- a CDS encoding HD domain-containing protein translates to MRSMLRENLTYDPIHGYLPFVSGTDLPADEVAERQLIDHPWLQRMRQIHQLQTAWWVFPAAEHSRFPHVLGAMHLGSRAIAQMYDSLQDSCADTPSRGLVECTVRLAGLLHDVGHGPFGHFFDEHFLKAHGLTHESLGAAIIERELADLIRGIRRNPHSELLADEQIDPAQIAWLIQRPKPQDETTERPKWLVFLRGLLSGIYTIDNMDFVLRDAALSGYSKQAFDLDRLLHYTFFSERGLTIHDRGSDALVRFVTVRAELFRNIYYHRTVRAIDFSLRDLFNESKQWLFPGNPLEHLDDYLYFTESTLWADVQRWAKSSNPQLADLGTRWRALLARKIEWQMVCQRSQVYAPNDAEQASIFSDAELVERKLRQLLPSDLQQIPLRIDIARTILRPNTSGPAMGQNFLYDSARRVVRPLVAEELYRRLPISHRLCRIYAKSLDYAPIITTALDQLVGGPSGDDATNM, encoded by the coding sequence ATGAGAAGCATGCTGCGCGAGAATTTGACTTACGACCCGATTCACGGCTATCTGCCGTTCGTTTCCGGCACCGACCTACCCGCCGATGAAGTGGCCGAGCGGCAACTGATCGATCATCCCTGGCTGCAGCGAATGCGGCAGATTCACCAGCTTCAAACCGCCTGGTGGGTCTTTCCAGCGGCGGAGCACTCGCGCTTTCCACATGTGCTGGGGGCCATGCATTTGGGAAGTCGCGCGATCGCGCAAATGTATGACAGCTTGCAGGACTCGTGCGCCGATACGCCCAGTCGCGGCTTGGTCGAATGCACGGTGCGATTGGCCGGGCTCTTGCACGACGTGGGGCACGGCCCGTTTGGACACTTCTTCGACGAGCATTTTCTCAAAGCCCACGGCCTCACTCATGAGTCGCTCGGCGCGGCCATCATCGAGCGCGAACTGGCGGACCTGATTCGCGGTATTCGGCGGAATCCCCATTCCGAACTGTTGGCAGACGAGCAAATTGACCCGGCTCAGATCGCCTGGCTCATTCAACGCCCCAAGCCCCAGGACGAAACCACCGAGCGTCCCAAGTGGCTCGTCTTCCTCCGCGGCCTGCTGAGCGGAATCTATACGATCGACAATATGGACTTCGTTCTTCGCGACGCGGCCCTCAGCGGCTATAGCAAGCAGGCTTTCGATCTTGATCGCCTGTTGCATTACACCTTCTTCAGCGAGCGCGGGCTGACGATTCACGACCGCGGCAGCGATGCATTGGTGCGGTTCGTCACCGTTCGGGCCGAACTGTTCCGCAACATCTATTATCACCGCACGGTCCGGGCGATTGACTTTTCGCTGCGAGACTTGTTCAACGAGAGCAAGCAATGGCTCTTTCCGGGGAACCCGCTGGAACATCTCGACGACTATCTGTACTTCACCGAGTCGACGCTGTGGGCCGACGTGCAACGGTGGGCCAAGTCGAGCAATCCACAATTGGCTGACTTAGGAACACGCTGGCGAGCGCTGCTGGCCCGCAAAATTGAATGGCAGATGGTTTGCCAGCGGAGCCAGGTCTATGCACCGAACGACGCCGAGCAAGCGAGCATCTTCAGCGATGCGGAACTCGTGGAGCGGAAGTTGCGGCAACTGCTGCCCAGCGATCTGCAGCAAATCCCGTTAAGAATCGATATCGCCCGGACAATCTTGCGACCCAACACCAGCGGGCCAGCCATGGGTCAGAACTTTCTGTACGATTCGGCCCGCCGGGTTGTGCGGCCACTGGTCGCCGAAGAACTTTATCGCCGGTTGCCTATCAGCCACCGGCTCTGCCGAATCTATGCGAAGTCCTTGGACTACGCACCCATTATCACCACCGCCCTCGATCAACTCGTCGGTGGACCCAGCGGCGATGATGCGACAAATATGTAG
- a CDS encoding protoglobin family protein, producing MQHIDETRLEHDLAYRVGYTSEFMGFGAEDIATLHASAPLLAPLVPALVDAVYEKLFSYDATKRHFVPRQFGYEGDVPSDVSSLAMDHPMIAFRKQHLGRYLAALVTRPYDNKMLSYLDNVGKMHTPLAGSKTLNVPLVQMNALMGFVSDAVLSTVLGLGLDRASEVKTLRAFNRVLWLQNDLITRHYEAAAGATAV from the coding sequence ATGCAACACATCGACGAAACCCGGCTCGAACATGATTTAGCCTATCGCGTGGGCTATACCAGCGAATTCATGGGCTTTGGTGCGGAAGATATAGCCACGTTGCATGCGTCGGCTCCGTTGCTCGCGCCGCTGGTGCCGGCGCTGGTTGACGCAGTTTACGAGAAACTGTTCTCGTACGACGCGACCAAGCGACACTTCGTACCCCGGCAGTTCGGCTATGAGGGGGATGTGCCCAGCGATGTGAGCTCACTGGCGATGGACCACCCGATGATCGCGTTTCGCAAGCAACATTTGGGGCGCTATCTCGCTGCCCTGGTGACCCGCCCTTACGACAACAAGATGCTGAGCTATCTCGATAACGTCGGCAAGATGCACACTCCGCTGGCCGGCTCGAAGACCCTGAACGTGCCGCTGGTGCAAATGAATGCCCTCATGGGCTTTGTGTCGGACGCCGTCTTGAGCACTGTGCTCGGACTGGGACTCGATCGCGCTTCGGAGGTCAAGACCCTCCGGGCATTTAATAGAGTATTGTGGCTGCAGAACGATTTGATTACTCGGCACTATGAAGCGGCCGCAGGTGCCACTGCCGTCTAA
- a CDS encoding RrF2 family transcriptional regulator, protein MLSQTVEYALRAVVHLASMSPTARTTEQIAQATLVPRAYLSKVLQSLARGGVVQSQRGLGGGVSLVKSPDQLTILEVVNAVEPIQRIRTCPLGLPNHGTHLCPLHKRVDNALAMMEQAFASTTLAEVLAEPSRSIPLCRFPNEQVIDDSVAEKHSQPKAKSKAKA, encoded by the coding sequence ATGCTATCTCAGACAGTCGAATATGCACTGCGGGCCGTGGTGCATCTGGCGAGCATGTCTCCTACGGCGCGGACGACAGAGCAGATCGCGCAGGCGACCCTTGTGCCGCGGGCTTATCTCTCTAAGGTGCTGCAAAGCCTGGCTCGCGGCGGCGTCGTGCAATCGCAGCGCGGTCTAGGGGGCGGCGTGTCCCTCGTCAAATCGCCCGACCAGTTAACGATTCTCGAGGTCGTCAACGCTGTCGAACCGATTCAACGAATTCGCACTTGCCCACTTGGCCTGCCGAATCACGGCACGCATCTTTGTCCGCTGCATAAGCGGGTCGACAACGCGCTGGCCATGATGGAACAAGCCTTCGCCAGCACCACACTCGCCGAAGTGCTGGCGGAACCGAGTCGCAGTATTCCTCTCTGCCGCTTTCCCAATGAACAAGTTATTGACGATTCTGTTGCCGAAAAACATTCTCAACCAAAAGCAAAATCCAAAGCCAAGGCATAG
- a CDS encoding polysaccharide lyase: MKRFLLLGVIIGCLVSTAKIRAADPTADEVRQTLLKAVKFAHEKVARHGGYVYLSSSDLKLREAEGIPDDDTIWVQPPGTPAVGEALLRAYQATGDEEVWRAAHAAALSLTRGQLHSGGWYYSVHFAPEVRQKMAYRRDLQGQPLADPTAAADRQSTNGWLDWKRRKNKGNITTYDDDVTQSATRFLMRMDAEKKFQDKEIHDAALYSLQALLCAQYPSGGWSSSWDRFPDRSPSPETFPIKKAELPETVSQKWPKDFTGCYVLNDNQMSNCIDTLLLAWQTYGEEKYLAAAKRAGDFLILAQLPAPQAAWAQQYDEQMRPCWCRAFEPPAITGGETQKIILSLIALYEATQDKKYLAPIPPALAYLEKSELPGGKLARFYEVRTNRPIYFQRGPGGKGHEWTYDDHNIADGYGYIVSSNVASLETKYQAAAARDFSVKKPASKKSGLPASGPVQAVIASLDSRGAWTEKGTIRDAEGKKVDPPGGIVRSETFIKNLDLLSRYVAAQRAAQN; encoded by the coding sequence ATGAAACGTTTCCTGCTGCTCGGGGTCATCATTGGCTGCTTGGTTTCCACCGCGAAAATTCGCGCCGCGGATCCAACCGCAGACGAAGTTCGACAGACGCTCCTTAAGGCGGTCAAGTTCGCGCACGAGAAAGTGGCCCGCCACGGCGGCTACGTCTATTTAAGCAGTTCCGACTTGAAGCTGCGTGAAGCGGAAGGAATTCCCGACGACGACACCATCTGGGTGCAGCCCCCCGGAACACCTGCGGTGGGCGAAGCGCTGCTGCGAGCCTATCAGGCAACTGGAGATGAGGAAGTCTGGCGTGCCGCGCATGCGGCTGCGCTCAGTTTGACGCGCGGGCAGTTGCATTCCGGCGGTTGGTACTACAGCGTTCATTTTGCGCCGGAAGTTCGCCAGAAGATGGCCTATCGCCGCGATCTGCAAGGCCAGCCGCTGGCCGATCCCACGGCCGCCGCCGACCGTCAGTCCACCAATGGCTGGCTCGACTGGAAACGCCGCAAAAACAAGGGAAACATCACCACGTATGACGACGACGTGACGCAATCGGCCACGCGCTTTCTGATGCGAATGGATGCCGAGAAGAAGTTCCAGGATAAAGAGATTCACGATGCCGCGCTCTACAGTTTGCAAGCGCTGCTCTGCGCGCAGTATCCGAGCGGGGGCTGGAGTTCGTCGTGGGACCGCTTTCCCGATCGATCTCCTTCGCCAGAGACGTTCCCGATTAAGAAAGCGGAATTGCCCGAGACGGTTTCGCAAAAGTGGCCGAAGGATTTTACGGGCTGCTATGTGCTCAACGACAATCAAATGTCGAACTGCATCGATACGCTCCTGCTCGCCTGGCAGACGTATGGCGAAGAGAAGTATCTGGCCGCAGCCAAACGAGCCGGAGACTTTCTGATTCTCGCCCAATTGCCCGCGCCTCAAGCGGCGTGGGCTCAGCAGTACGACGAGCAAATGCGACCATGCTGGTGCCGCGCCTTCGAGCCGCCTGCAATTACAGGTGGCGAAACGCAAAAGATCATCCTGTCGCTCATCGCTTTGTACGAAGCCACGCAGGACAAGAAGTATCTCGCGCCAATTCCGCCCGCGCTGGCTTATTTAGAAAAATCGGAACTACCCGGCGGCAAGCTCGCACGGTTCTATGAAGTGCGTACCAACCGGCCGATTTATTTTCAGCGCGGTCCGGGGGGCAAGGGTCACGAATGGACCTACGACGACCATAACATTGCCGACGGCTATGGGTACATCGTCAGCTCGAACGTGGCTTCCCTGGAAACGAAGTATCAGGCTGCAGCCGCGAGGGATTTTTCGGTGAAGAAACCGGCCAGCAAAAAGAGTGGGCTACCTGCGAGCGGTCCCGTGCAGGCTGTTATCGCCAGCTTGGACAGCCGCGGCGCATGGACGGAGAAGGGAACCATTCGCGATGCGGAAGGGAAGAAAGTCGATCCGCCAGGAGGAATCGTCCGCAGCGAAACGTTTATCAAGAATCTCGATCTGCTCAGCCGCTATGTGGCTGCCCAGCGCGCGGCTCAAAATTGA
- a CDS encoding GNAT family N-acetyltransferase, whose translation MTKAGGEMGRTYDHIRAEQPEDSLTIDEVVRQAFGQEDEVTLVRALRDGGLNLLSLVATSQQQIVGHLLFTRLTIVGADHTWPAVALAPLAVLPTKQRCGIGSALMQAGLQQLTGQGEKIVVVLGHDHFYAKFGFTAAAALPLLASFSGPAWMALALVPGALDGVRGKVKYSAPFGC comes from the coding sequence ATGACGAAGGCCGGTGGAGAGATGGGGCGGACGTACGATCATATCCGCGCGGAACAGCCCGAAGATAGTCTCACTATCGACGAAGTCGTGCGTCAAGCATTCGGACAGGAAGACGAGGTAACTCTCGTTCGCGCCTTGCGCGACGGCGGCCTTAATCTGCTGTCGCTGGTGGCGACATCGCAGCAGCAGATTGTGGGGCATTTGTTATTTACTCGTTTGACGATTGTCGGTGCCGATCACACCTGGCCGGCCGTCGCGCTCGCGCCCCTGGCAGTCTTGCCCACGAAGCAGCGCTGCGGAATTGGCAGTGCTTTGATGCAGGCGGGATTGCAGCAACTGACAGGTCAGGGCGAAAAAATTGTGGTCGTCTTGGGGCACGACCACTTCTACGCCAAGTTCGGCTTCACTGCGGCTGCAGCGCTGCCGTTACTCGCAAGTTTCAGCGGTCCCGCCTGGATGGCACTGGCGTTAGTTCCCGGCGCATTGGACGGCGTACGGGGGAAAGTGAAGTACTCAGCGCCGTTTGGCTGCTAA